The Streptomyces sp. NBC_01255 genome window below encodes:
- a CDS encoding C40 family peptidase: MNRRRHTTAAITVICALAVLASPALTLQAAAAPLPPPPPKKNLEEVRKEIDGLYRQAAVATDAYNLAEEKTKEQSAEIVRLARMIVEGREKVEDLKAKAGAAARAQYRNGGLPEGAQLVLTDDPQLFLDTAGRLKAGAKATTDLLGEMTRTQAELGLYAKDAGANWTKLEAHRVKQAQAKKEINDKIAAAKKLESALAAEERERLRRLEEQAQYRAQTTWLDTGILGDLKTGATAQGKTAVQFATAQIGKPYVWGAEGPDSFDCSGLTQLAWAKAGLPIPRTSQEQWRLLPRVDIKDMRPGDLIVYFKDASHIGMYIGKGAIVHAPRPGRNVTLAGAGSMEILGVVRPG; encoded by the coding sequence GTGAACCGACGTCGCCACACCACCGCCGCGATCACCGTGATCTGCGCCCTGGCGGTGCTGGCCTCACCGGCCCTGACCCTCCAGGCCGCCGCCGCGCCGCTGCCCCCTCCCCCGCCGAAGAAGAACCTGGAGGAAGTACGCAAGGAGATAGACGGCCTGTACCGGCAGGCCGCCGTCGCCACCGACGCGTACAACCTCGCCGAGGAGAAGACCAAGGAGCAGTCCGCCGAGATCGTCCGGCTCGCCCGGATGATCGTCGAGGGCCGCGAGAAGGTCGAGGACCTCAAGGCGAAGGCGGGTGCCGCCGCCCGCGCCCAGTACCGCAACGGCGGGCTCCCGGAAGGCGCGCAGCTCGTCCTCACCGACGACCCGCAGCTCTTCCTCGACACCGCGGGACGGCTCAAGGCCGGGGCGAAGGCCACCACGGACCTCCTCGGCGAGATGACCCGCACCCAGGCCGAGTTGGGCCTCTACGCCAAGGACGCCGGCGCCAACTGGACCAAGCTGGAGGCCCACCGGGTCAAGCAGGCCCAGGCGAAGAAGGAGATCAACGACAAGATCGCCGCGGCCAAGAAGCTGGAGTCCGCACTCGCCGCCGAGGAGCGCGAGCGACTGCGCCGTCTCGAGGAGCAGGCGCAGTACCGGGCCCAGACGACGTGGCTCGACACCGGCATCCTCGGCGACCTCAAGACCGGGGCGACCGCGCAGGGCAAGACGGCGGTGCAGTTCGCGACGGCGCAGATCGGCAAGCCGTACGTGTGGGGGGCGGAGGGACCGGACTCCTTCGACTGCTCCGGCCTGACCCAGCTGGCCTGGGCCAAGGCGGGGCTGCCGATCCCGCGCACCTCGCAGGAACAGTGGCGGCTGCTGCCGCGCGTGGACATCAAGGACATGCGCCCGGGCGACCTGATCGTCTACTTCAAGGATGCGAGCCACATCGGGATGTACATCGGCAAGGGCGCGATCGTGCACGCGCCGCGCCCGGGCCGGAACGTGACCCTCGCGGGGGCGGGCTCGATGGAGATCCTGGGAGTCGTCCGCCCGGGGTAG
- a CDS encoding phosphoglyceromutase, whose protein sequence is MADAPYKLILLRHGESEWNEKNLFTGWVDVNLTAKGEKEATRGGELLKDAGLLPDVLHTSLQKRAIRTAQLALESADRHWIPVHRSWRLNERHYGALQGKDKAQTLAEFGEEQFMLWRRSYDTPPPALSDDSEYSQAHDARYATIPPELRPRTECLKDVVDRMLPYWYDNIVPDLLTGRTVLVAAHGNSLRALVKHLDGISDADIAGLNIPTGIPLSYELDENFKPLNPGGTYLDPDAAAAAIEAVKNQGKK, encoded by the coding sequence ATGGCCGACGCACCGTACAAGCTGATCCTCCTCCGCCACGGCGAGAGCGAGTGGAACGAGAAGAATCTGTTCACCGGTTGGGTGGACGTGAACCTCACCGCGAAGGGCGAGAAGGAGGCGACGCGCGGCGGCGAGCTGCTCAAGGACGCCGGCCTGCTCCCCGACGTACTGCACACCTCCCTCCAGAAGCGCGCCATCCGCACCGCGCAGCTCGCGCTGGAGTCCGCGGACCGCCACTGGATCCCGGTCCACCGCTCCTGGCGGCTGAACGAGCGCCACTACGGCGCCCTCCAGGGCAAGGACAAGGCCCAGACGCTCGCCGAGTTCGGCGAGGAGCAGTTCATGCTGTGGCGCCGCTCCTACGACACCCCGCCGCCGGCGCTCTCCGACGACAGCGAGTACTCGCAGGCCCACGACGCGCGCTACGCGACGATCCCGCCGGAGCTGCGCCCGCGGACCGAGTGCCTCAAGGACGTCGTCGACCGGATGCTCCCGTACTGGTACGACAACATCGTCCCGGACCTCCTCACCGGCCGTACGGTCCTGGTCGCGGCCCACGGCAACAGCCTCCGCGCCCTGGTCAAGCACCTGGACGGCATCTCGGACGCGGACATCGCGGGCCTGAACATCCCGACGGGCATCCCCCTGTCGTACGAGCTCGACGAGAACTTCAAGCCCCTCAACCCGGGCGGCACCTACCTCGACCCGGACGCGGCGGCGGCGGCGATCGAGGCCGTGAAGAACCAGGGCAAGAAGTAG
- a CDS encoding YbjN domain-containing protein, with product MAEDVTGGGVTRDGVSKGDVAADVTRNGATKGDVAADVRRIIESTLQDAEVEWESPEPGSYVVKLPGTRKLFTTLSLRAGRHSLSLNAFVIRHPDENEPGVHRWLLERNLKLYGVSYAVDGLGDIYLAGKLPLAAVTPEELDRLLGSVLEAADGDFNTLLELGFASAIRREYEWRVSRGESTRNLDAFKNLTQKPSR from the coding sequence ATGGCTGAGGACGTGACCGGGGGCGGCGTGACCAGGGACGGCGTGAGCAAGGGCGACGTGGCCGCGGACGTGACCAGGAACGGCGCGACCAAGGGCGACGTCGCCGCGGACGTACGGCGGATCATCGAGTCCACCCTCCAGGACGCGGAAGTGGAGTGGGAGTCCCCCGAGCCCGGCTCGTACGTCGTCAAACTCCCGGGCACGCGCAAGCTCTTCACGACGCTCTCGCTGCGCGCCGGCCGCCACTCGCTCTCCCTCAACGCCTTCGTCATCCGGCACCCCGACGAGAACGAGCCGGGCGTCCACCGCTGGCTGCTCGAACGCAACCTCAAGCTGTACGGGGTGAGTTACGCGGTCGACGGCCTCGGCGACATCTACCTCGCCGGGAAGCTCCCGCTCGCCGCCGTCACGCCCGAGGAGCTGGACCGGCTGCTCGGCTCGGTCCTCGAAGCGGCGGACGGCGACTTCAACACGCTCCTGGAGCTGGGGTTCGCGTCGGCGATCCGGCGCGAGTACGAGTGGCGGGTCTCGCGCGGCGAGTCGACCCGCAACCTCGACGCGTTCAAGAACCTGACCCAGAAACCCTCCCGCTGA
- a CDS encoding response regulator transcription factor, with protein MRVVIAEDNVLLSSGLELLLGSQGFEVAAIAVDAPGFLAAVETHRPDVTIVDVRLPPTFRDEGIRAALRARRDHPGLPVLVLSQYVEQEYAGRLLSDTRGGIGYLLKDRVSRIAEFTDALRRVAAGGTAMDPEVIGQLLAGRGDPVDALTPREREVLALMAEGHDNTTISQRLFVTDNAVHKHIGSVFLKLGLSAGDSGHRRVRAVLAYLRRHGGT; from the coding sequence GTGCGTGTAGTCATCGCCGAGGACAACGTCCTGCTGTCCTCCGGACTCGAACTCCTGCTGGGCTCCCAGGGCTTCGAGGTCGCCGCGATCGCGGTCGACGCCCCCGGCTTCCTCGCCGCCGTCGAGACCCACCGCCCGGACGTCACCATCGTCGACGTGCGGCTGCCCCCGACCTTCCGCGACGAGGGCATCCGCGCGGCCCTCCGGGCCCGCCGCGACCACCCCGGACTTCCCGTCCTGGTCCTGTCCCAGTACGTCGAGCAGGAATACGCCGGCCGCCTCCTCTCCGACACCCGCGGCGGCATCGGCTACCTGCTCAAGGACCGGGTGAGCCGTATCGCCGAGTTCACCGACGCCCTGCGCCGCGTGGCCGCCGGCGGCACCGCCATGGACCCCGAGGTCATCGGCCAGCTCCTCGCCGGCCGCGGCGATCCCGTCGACGCGCTCACCCCCCGCGAACGCGAGGTCCTGGCCCTGATGGCCGAAGGGCACGACAACACCACGATCTCCCAGCGGCTCTTCGTCACCGACAACGCCGTCCACAAACACATCGGCAGCGTCTTCCTCAAGCTCGGCCTGTCGGCCGGCGACAGCGGCCACCGCCGCGTCCGCGCCGTCCTGGCCTACCTCCGCCGGCACGGCGGCACCTAA
- the mshA gene encoding D-inositol-3-phosphate glycosyltransferase has translation MSQYVSRFAGARHRHQAPTRLRLPGRNRTPRRVAMLSVHTSPLHQPGTGDAGGMNVYIVELAKRLAAIDIEVEIFTRATTGGLPPVVELTPGVLVRHVDAGPYEGLAKEELPAQLCAFTHGVMQAWAGHRPGHYDLVHSHYWLSGHVGWLAAERWGVPLVHAMHTMAKVKNAALAEGDTPEPAARVIGEMQIVSAADRLIANTAEEADELARFYEADPGKIAVVHPGVNLDHFRPADGRAAARARLGLPQDAFIPVFAGRIQPLKAPDILLHAAARLLDQDPSLRSRMVVPVVGGPSGSGLAKPEGLQKLAARLGIADVVRFHPPVGQDRLADWFRAASVLVMPSYSESFGLVAIEAQAAGTPVVAAAVGGLPVAVRDDVTGFLVQGHDPADYARALGRFVADPGLSDRMGAAAALHAGSFGWDTAASGTADVYTAAMHDHRVRENRRRVRSHHG, from the coding sequence GTGAGCCAGTACGTGTCCCGGTTCGCCGGTGCCCGGCACCGGCACCAGGCGCCGACCCGGCTCCGGCTCCCCGGCCGGAACCGCACCCCGCGCCGGGTCGCCATGCTCAGCGTCCACACCTCCCCGCTGCACCAGCCGGGCACGGGCGACGCGGGCGGCATGAACGTCTACATCGTCGAGCTGGCGAAGCGCCTCGCCGCCATCGACATCGAGGTGGAGATCTTCACCCGGGCCACCACCGGCGGCCTCCCGCCGGTCGTCGAGCTCACCCCCGGCGTCCTCGTCCGGCACGTCGACGCCGGCCCGTACGAGGGTCTGGCCAAGGAGGAGCTGCCGGCCCAGCTCTGCGCCTTCACGCACGGCGTGATGCAGGCGTGGGCGGGTCACCGTCCCGGCCACTACGACCTCGTCCACTCCCACTACTGGCTCTCCGGCCACGTCGGCTGGCTCGCCGCCGAGCGCTGGGGCGTCCCGCTCGTCCACGCGATGCACACCATGGCGAAGGTCAAGAACGCGGCGCTCGCCGAGGGCGACACCCCCGAGCCCGCGGCCCGGGTCATCGGCGAGATGCAGATCGTCTCGGCCGCCGACCGGCTCATCGCCAACACGGCCGAGGAGGCCGACGAGCTCGCCCGCTTCTACGAGGCCGACCCCGGCAAGATCGCGGTCGTCCACCCGGGCGTGAACCTCGACCACTTCCGCCCCGCCGACGGCCGCGCCGCCGCCCGCGCCCGCCTCGGGCTCCCGCAGGACGCCTTCATCCCGGTCTTCGCCGGCCGCATACAGCCCCTCAAGGCCCCGGACATCCTGCTGCACGCCGCCGCCCGGCTCCTGGACCAGGACCCGTCGCTGCGCTCGCGCATGGTCGTCCCGGTCGTCGGCGGTCCGAGCGGTAGCGGCCTGGCCAAGCCGGAGGGCCTCCAGAAGCTCGCCGCCCGGCTCGGGATCGCGGACGTCGTGCGCTTCCACCCGCCGGTGGGGCAGGACCGGCTCGCGGACTGGTTCCGCGCGGCCAGCGTCCTCGTCATGCCCTCGTACAGCGAGTCCTTCGGCCTGGTCGCCATCGAGGCGCAGGCGGCCGGCACCCCGGTCGTCGCGGCGGCGGTGGGCGGTCTGCCCGTCGCCGTGCGGGACGACGTGACCGGCTTCCTCGTCCAGGGGCACGACCCGGCGGACTACGCCCGCGCGCTCGGCCGGTTCGTCGCCGACCCGGGCCTGTCGGACCGGATGGGCGCGGCGGCGGCCCTGCACGCCGGGTCGTTCGGCTGGGACACGGCGGCGTCGGGGACGGCCGATGTGTACACGGCCGCCATGCACGACCATCGGGTCCGCGAGAACCGCCGTCGCGTACGCTCCCACCATGGCTGA
- a CDS encoding MBL fold metallo-hydrolase encodes MNTESAPRIVLGDVEVIRVVEWQGPFGPARGIVPGAGAEVWRDNEEWLAPDHWEPESDSAVMALQSWVLRSGGRTILVDTGVGNGRERPHSPHFHRQEGDFLGRLERAGVRPEDVDVVVNTHLHADHVGWNTRDVQGEWVPTFPNAEYLVPAADDFHYGPENGYGNGLQEEDRLVYEDSVAPVHRAGQVRLWDGAHRIDGNLTLEPAPGHTPGSAVLRVASGGDRAVFVGDLLHSPVQLLQPSCASCFCLDAGGAAVSRRRILERAADERELVVPAHFGGAGAAEVRREGEGFGLVRWAAYGTG; translated from the coding sequence ATGAACACGGAGAGCGCACCGCGCATCGTGCTGGGAGACGTCGAGGTCATCCGGGTCGTCGAGTGGCAGGGCCCGTTCGGCCCGGCCCGCGGCATCGTCCCGGGGGCCGGGGCCGAGGTGTGGAGGGACAACGAGGAGTGGCTCGCGCCGGACCACTGGGAGCCGGAGAGCGACAGCGCGGTCATGGCGCTGCAGAGCTGGGTGCTGCGCAGCGGGGGCCGGACCATCCTGGTCGACACGGGGGTGGGCAACGGTCGCGAGCGGCCGCACTCGCCGCACTTCCACCGGCAGGAGGGCGACTTCCTGGGCCGGCTGGAGCGGGCGGGCGTCCGCCCCGAGGACGTCGACGTCGTCGTCAACACCCACCTGCACGCCGACCACGTCGGCTGGAACACGCGGGACGTCCAGGGGGAATGGGTGCCGACCTTCCCGAACGCCGAGTACCTCGTACCGGCCGCCGACGACTTCCACTACGGCCCGGAGAACGGCTACGGCAACGGGCTCCAGGAGGAGGACCGGCTCGTCTACGAGGACAGCGTCGCGCCGGTCCACCGCGCCGGACAGGTCCGGCTGTGGGACGGGGCCCACCGCATCGACGGGAACCTGACCCTGGAGCCGGCGCCCGGCCACACGCCCGGCTCGGCGGTCCTGCGGGTCGCGTCAGGGGGAGACAGGGCGGTCTTCGTCGGCGACCTGCTGCACAGCCCCGTACAGCTCCTCCAACCGTCCTGCGCCAGCTGCTTCTGCCTGGACGCGGGCGGGGCGGCGGTGAGCCGCCGCCGGATCCTGGAACGGGCCGCCGACGAGCGGGAGCTGGTCGTGCCCGCGCACTTCGGCGGGGCGGGTGCCGCCGAAGTGCGCAGGGAGGGGGAGGGGTTCGGCCTCGTACGGTGGGCGGCGTACGGGACGGGGTGA
- a CDS encoding class I SAM-dependent methyltransferase, giving the protein MAPRTTRPVGTPTRGTTNPNRLRRMDRWIAAVHGPALRRSPEPPLAVDLGYGAAPWTAVELLARLRTAEPRTRLYGIEIEPARVEAAKPYEHEGLSFLHGGFEVPVPGTVALIRAANVLRQYDEEQVAAVWARLCGRLAPGGLLVEGTCDEIGRRHVWVALDRSGPRTVTFATRLGSLERPSDLAERLPKALIHRNVPGEPVHAFLRDFDRAWAAAAPYASLGARQRWIRSVRELAADWPLTDGPRRWRQGEVTVRWEALAPRR; this is encoded by the coding sequence ATGGCCCCGCGCACCACCCGCCCCGTCGGCACACCGACCCGCGGGACCACCAACCCCAACCGTCTGCGCCGCATGGACCGCTGGATCGCCGCCGTCCACGGCCCCGCCCTGCGCCGCTCCCCCGAGCCGCCGCTCGCCGTCGACCTCGGATACGGGGCCGCCCCCTGGACCGCCGTCGAGCTCCTCGCCCGGCTGCGCACCGCCGAGCCCCGCACCCGGCTGTACGGCATCGAGATCGAGCCCGCCCGCGTCGAGGCCGCGAAGCCGTACGAGCACGAGGGCCTCTCCTTCCTGCACGGCGGCTTCGAGGTGCCGGTGCCCGGCACGGTCGCCCTGATCCGGGCGGCGAACGTGCTGCGCCAGTACGACGAGGAGCAGGTCGCGGCGGTATGGGCCCGGCTGTGCGGGCGGCTCGCGCCCGGGGGGCTGCTCGTCGAGGGCACCTGCGACGAGATCGGGCGGCGGCACGTGTGGGTGGCCCTCGACCGGAGCGGTCCGCGCACGGTGACCTTCGCGACCCGGCTCGGCTCGCTGGAGCGGCCCTCGGACCTGGCGGAGCGGCTCCCGAAGGCGCTCATCCACCGCAACGTACCGGGCGAGCCGGTGCACGCCTTCCTGCGGGACTTCGACCGGGCGTGGGCGGCGGCCGCCCCGTACGCCTCGCTGGGCGCGCGGCAGCGCTGGATCCGCTCCGTACGCGAACTGGCGGCGGACTGGCCGCTGACGGACGGTCCGCGGCGGTGGCGGCAGGGCGAGGTGACGGTGCGGTGGGAGGCGCTGGCGCCACGGCGCTGA
- a CDS encoding AraC family transcriptional regulator has product MDLVSDAISAVRVGRPSSDRVRVGGSWCARLDPYDGAGFHVVLKGTCWLLPDGGEPVALGAGDAVLLPHGTGHVIADSPADAATVARAVPFARWADRTLPQPPLPAFHAREREVEMLCGKYRLDHGRAHPLLAELPPLVHLPNRVGHHPELRAAVDLLGGELDARRPGSSVALASLLDLLLVYMIRSWLAETEEGAWPAALGDPVTAAALRALHSDPAAPWTNDRLAAEAGVSRPTLARRFTALVGRPPMAYLTWWRLTRAAALLRDTADPLATVARRVGYASPYALSHAFRREFGTTPGQYRRGEDVTTSR; this is encoded by the coding sequence ATGGACCTGGTGAGCGACGCGATCTCGGCCGTACGCGTCGGGCGGCCCTCCTCCGACCGCGTGCGGGTCGGCGGCAGCTGGTGCGCCCGGCTGGACCCGTACGACGGCGCCGGCTTCCACGTCGTCCTGAAGGGCACCTGCTGGCTGCTGCCCGACGGCGGCGAGCCGGTCGCGCTCGGCGCCGGGGACGCGGTGCTGCTCCCGCACGGTACGGGGCACGTCATCGCCGACTCGCCCGCCGACGCGGCGACCGTGGCACGGGCGGTGCCGTTCGCCCGGTGGGCCGACCGGACGCTGCCGCAGCCTCCCCTGCCCGCGTTCCACGCGCGCGAGCGCGAGGTGGAGATGCTCTGCGGCAAGTACCGGCTCGACCACGGCCGCGCGCACCCGCTCCTCGCCGAGCTCCCCCCGCTCGTCCACCTGCCGAACCGCGTCGGCCACCACCCCGAGCTCCGCGCCGCCGTCGACCTCCTCGGCGGCGAGCTCGACGCCCGGCGGCCCGGCTCCTCCGTCGCGCTAGCCAGCCTGCTCGACCTGCTGCTCGTCTACATGATCCGGTCCTGGCTGGCCGAGACCGAGGAAGGTGCATGGCCGGCCGCCCTCGGCGACCCCGTGACCGCCGCCGCCCTGCGGGCCCTGCACTCCGACCCGGCCGCGCCCTGGACCAACGACCGGCTCGCGGCCGAGGCGGGCGTCTCCCGGCCCACCCTGGCCCGCCGCTTCACCGCGCTGGTCGGCCGGCCCCCGATGGCGTATCTGACGTGGTGGCGGCTGACGCGCGCCGCCGCCCTGCTCCGGGACACCGCGGACCCGCTGGCCACGGTCGCCCGCCGCGTCGGCTACGCCAGCCCGTACGCCCTCTCGCACGCCTTCCGCCGGGAGTTCGGCACGACGCCGGGCCAGTACCGGAGGGGTGAGGACGTCACTACCTCCCGCTGA
- a CDS encoding MDR family MFS transporter: MSIDSLRRSAHATVSGFPRGFWWLWLSTLVNRTGAFVLTFLSLYLTQELGHSAWFAGLVVALHGLGGVAGSPLGGTLTDRWGRRPTMVTMHLAAAACAAALAVVTSAWAIATVVLLMGVAMQAVRPSINATIADMVPAHDVRRAYALNYWALNLGFAIASIGGGAAAFLGYRTLFVVDAVATVLCAVIVFLRLPETRPEAAVDKQGAPVAEEKVSMLTVLRDAPFRTLVLLNLLVCVVFTAPWIGLPLTMAHQGLPPSSFGMVIAVNGIVIVGFQLLVNKLTDKRSPVLLLTLSSLLFAVGTGATALAGSSVAFAATVVVWTVGEMIHVPTNAAATARLAPEHARGRYQGVMGMSWAVAGFVAPITAGAIVDGPGPDVLWAATAAIGVVAAVGYFTRLRKALAEETATQETSPRETSPRETSPKDAPRVLKEESSTDTSDTSVKA; encoded by the coding sequence ATGTCCATCGACTCGCTCAGACGATCAGCTCACGCGACCGTTTCCGGTTTTCCCCGGGGCTTCTGGTGGCTCTGGCTGTCGACCCTGGTCAACCGTACCGGGGCTTTCGTCCTGACGTTCCTCTCCCTCTACCTGACGCAGGAGCTCGGGCACTCCGCCTGGTTCGCCGGACTCGTCGTCGCCCTCCACGGCCTCGGCGGCGTCGCCGGCTCGCCGCTCGGCGGCACGCTCACCGACCGCTGGGGCCGCCGGCCCACCATGGTCACGATGCACCTGGCCGCCGCCGCCTGCGCCGCCGCCCTCGCCGTCGTCACCAGCGCCTGGGCCATCGCCACCGTCGTCCTCCTCATGGGCGTCGCCATGCAGGCCGTCCGGCCGTCGATCAACGCGACGATCGCCGACATGGTCCCCGCCCACGACGTGCGCCGGGCGTACGCCCTCAACTACTGGGCCCTCAACCTCGGCTTCGCCATCGCCTCCATCGGCGGCGGCGCCGCGGCCTTCCTCGGCTACCGCACGCTCTTCGTCGTCGACGCCGTCGCCACCGTCCTGTGCGCCGTGATCGTCTTCCTGCGGCTCCCCGAGACCCGCCCCGAGGCCGCCGTCGACAAGCAGGGCGCGCCCGTCGCCGAGGAGAAGGTCAGCATGCTGACCGTCCTCCGCGACGCTCCCTTCCGCACGCTCGTCCTCCTCAACCTCCTCGTCTGCGTCGTCTTCACCGCCCCCTGGATCGGCCTCCCGCTGACCATGGCGCACCAGGGCCTGCCCCCGTCCTCCTTCGGCATGGTCATCGCCGTCAACGGCATCGTGATCGTCGGCTTCCAGCTCCTCGTCAACAAGCTGACCGACAAGCGCTCCCCCGTCCTCCTGCTGACGCTCTCGTCCCTCCTCTTCGCCGTCGGCACCGGCGCCACCGCCCTCGCGGGCTCGTCCGTCGCCTTCGCCGCGACCGTGGTCGTCTGGACGGTCGGCGAGATGATCCACGTCCCGACGAACGCCGCCGCCACCGCCCGCCTCGCCCCCGAGCACGCCCGCGGCCGCTACCAGGGCGTCATGGGCATGTCCTGGGCCGTCGCCGGGTTCGTCGCCCCCATCACGGCCGGCGCGATCGTCGACGGGCCCGGCCCCGACGTCCTGTGGGCGGCGACCGCCGCCATCGGCGTCGTCGCCGCCGTCGGGTACTTCACCCGGCTGCGGAAGGCCCTGGCGGAGGAGACCGCGACGCAGGAGACCTCGCCGCGGGAGACCTCGCCGCGGGAGACCTCTCCGAAGGACGCCCCCCGCGTCCTCAAGGAGGAGAGCAGCACCGACACCTCCGACACCTCCGTCAAGGCCTGA
- a CDS encoding glycosyl hydrolase family 28-related protein: protein MALSRRQFVGSAVAVAGAVGSLGATGFTSPTRPGPGHNPVGLWREFEAAPTTHPQIPYVGKAGAHGGARRAPRPPVVANAVTYGADPEGATDSAPAINRALAEAGERGGGTVLLPPGTYRIDDYLRIGHNGVVLRGAGSGRTTLLATRHLTELIGPYGSRYGGDKSSWSWAGGLVWLSPHARHASLVAAIRDRAWPFEGWTGNRRDEWTTLTTLRPARRGDRSVTVEDPSALRRGQLVLLRLADDPGHTLLEHMAGGGPGPEAYTWDDKTKLTSYVPYEWPVRITGLAGRRVTLERPLPLDLRPEWDPRLVSGVAPLTGSGVVGLTLEAPDVPQSPHLLDKGFNGVTFQCAYDCWAEDVVVRHVDNGFGLVAASACTLRRTRVEGRGSHHPYFCREGAHDNLVEDFRIAARTVPAPAGTQLHGINVEGLSSHNVWSRGVMETGTFDTHRGMPFANVRTEITVENDGRHGGDASAGPLYGARFAHWNVTVTNGRAGLVKLDTVAPYSATVGISEVREFDQIDVPDFAGELHARVEAYGSPESVRPRNLYEAQRALSGR, encoded by the coding sequence ATGGCACTCAGCAGAAGGCAGTTCGTCGGCAGTGCGGTGGCGGTCGCGGGAGCCGTGGGATCCCTGGGGGCGACGGGGTTCACTTCCCCCACCCGCCCCGGCCCCGGCCACAACCCTGTGGGGCTCTGGCGCGAGTTCGAAGCCGCCCCCACCACCCACCCGCAGATCCCCTACGTGGGCAAGGCCGGCGCCCACGGCGGAGCCCGGCGCGCGCCCCGCCCTCCGGTCGTGGCGAACGCCGTCACCTACGGGGCCGATCCCGAAGGCGCCACCGACTCCGCCCCCGCGATCAACCGCGCCCTGGCCGAGGCGGGGGAGCGGGGCGGCGGCACGGTGCTGCTGCCGCCCGGCACGTACCGGATCGACGACTACCTCCGGATCGGCCACAACGGAGTCGTCCTGCGCGGCGCGGGCTCCGGCCGGACGACCCTGCTCGCGACCCGGCACCTCACCGAACTGATCGGCCCGTACGGCTCCCGCTACGGCGGCGACAAGTCCTCCTGGTCCTGGGCCGGCGGCCTCGTCTGGCTCTCCCCGCACGCCCGGCACGCCTCCCTCGTCGCCGCGATACGGGACCGGGCCTGGCCCTTCGAGGGCTGGACCGGCAACCGGCGCGACGAATGGACCACGCTCACCACCCTCCGCCCCGCCCGCCGGGGCGACCGCTCGGTCACGGTCGAGGACCCGTCGGCACTCCGGCGCGGGCAGCTCGTCCTGCTCCGGCTCGCCGACGACCCGGGCCACACGCTCCTGGAGCACATGGCGGGCGGCGGGCCCGGCCCGGAGGCGTACACCTGGGACGACAAGACCAAGCTCACCTCCTACGTCCCCTACGAGTGGCCCGTACGGATCACCGGGCTCGCGGGCCGCCGCGTCACCCTCGAACGGCCCCTGCCGCTCGACCTCCGCCCCGAGTGGGACCCCCGACTCGTCTCCGGGGTGGCCCCGCTCACCGGCTCGGGGGTGGTGGGCCTGACCCTGGAGGCGCCGGACGTCCCCCAGTCGCCGCACCTCCTCGACAAGGGCTTCAACGGCGTCACTTTCCAGTGTGCGTACGACTGCTGGGCGGAGGACGTGGTCGTCCGCCACGTCGACAACGGCTTCGGGCTCGTCGCCGCCTCCGCCTGCACCCTGCGCCGTACGCGCGTCGAGGGGCGCGGCTCCCACCACCCGTACTTCTGCCGGGAGGGCGCGCACGACAACCTCGTCGAGGACTTCCGCATCGCCGCCCGTACCGTCCCCGCCCCGGCGGGCACGCAGCTCCACGGCATCAACGTCGAGGGCCTGTCCAGCCACAACGTCTGGTCGCGCGGGGTCATGGAGACGGGCACCTTCGACACCCACCGGGGCATGCCCTTCGCGAACGTACGGACCGAGATCACCGTCGAGAACGACGGCCGGCACGGCGGCGACGCCTCCGCCGGGCCGCTCTACGGCGCCCGGTTCGCCCACTGGAACGTGACGGTGACGAACGGCCGCGCGGGTCTCGTGAAGCTCGACACCGTCGCGCCGTACAGCGCCACGGTCGGCATCAGCGAGGTACGGGAGTTCGACCAGATCGACGTCCCGGACTTCGCGGGCGAGCTCCACGCGCGCGTGGAGGCCTACGGGAGCCCGGAGTCGGTGCGCCCGCGGAACCTGTACGAGGCCCAGCGGGCGCTCAGCGGGAGGTAG